Proteins from one Blattabacterium sp. (Blattella germanica) str. Bge genomic window:
- the lipA gene encoding lipoyl synthase, translating to MNLIRKKPKWIKVKLPMNKNYHELQKLVSLHKLNTICQSGSCPNIGECWGKGVATFMILGNICTRSCRFCGVKTGQPEKVDWKEPNKVAESIKILKIKHAVLTSVNRDDLKDMGSSIWVKTIQKVRFLNPNITIEALIPDFKGEKKIIDKIIDVQPEVISHNLETVPRLTKKIRIQAKYDRSLGVLQYIKEKNHNIRTKTGIMLGLGETKEEIIDTMKDMIKSKVDILTMGQYLQPSLKHYPVRFFVFPEQFKELKEIGLKMGFKYVESGPLVRSSYHAEKHVR from the coding sequence ATGAATCTCATTCGTAAAAAACCAAAGTGGATAAAAGTAAAATTGCCAATGAATAAAAATTATCATGAATTGCAAAAACTAGTTTCTTTGCATAAATTAAATACGATTTGTCAAAGTGGAAGTTGTCCTAATATAGGAGAATGTTGGGGAAAAGGGGTAGCCACTTTTATGATATTGGGAAATATTTGTACAAGATCTTGTAGATTTTGTGGAGTCAAAACAGGACAACCTGAAAAAGTAGATTGGAAGGAACCAAATAAAGTAGCAGAATCTATAAAAATATTGAAAATCAAACATGCAGTATTAACTTCTGTCAATAGAGATGATTTAAAAGATATGGGATCTTCTATCTGGGTCAAAACTATACAAAAAGTACGATTTTTAAATCCAAATATCACAATAGAAGCTTTAATCCCTGATTTTAAAGGAGAAAAAAAAATAATAGATAAAATCATTGATGTTCAACCAGAAGTCATTTCTCACAATCTGGAAACAGTTCCAAGATTAACAAAAAAAATCCGGATTCAAGCTAAATATGATCGTAGCCTTGGAGTTTTGCAATATATCAAAGAAAAAAATCATAATATTCGCACAAAAACAGGAATCATGTTAGGATTAGGAGAAACAAAAGAAGAAATCATTGATACGATGAAAGATATGATAAAATCGAAGGTAGATATTCTAACAATGGGACAATATTTACAACCTTCTTTAAAACACTATCCTGTTCGTTTTTTTGTTTTTCCAGAACAATTCAAAGAATTAAAAGAAATTGGATTAAAAATGGGATTTAAATATGTAGAAAGTGGTCCATTGGTACGGTCTTCTTATCATGCAGAAAAACATGTAAGGTGA